GGCGCAGTATATGGGGCAGCCTGGATTTGTGCAGCAATTGTTGGTTGCAATGAGTAAATCAGATCAGCGGCTTTGGAAGCACATATAAGTGAATTGATGGTCTAAAAGGGGCGTTTTTTCTTGCATTCCCTCTCCTCGTTGTGATAATAATTCAGCGTTTGTTGACTGTACCATTAAGAAAGTGAGCTCCGGCTCGCTTTTTTTGTTGTTTGGGAGTCTGGTTTGAGTCGCATAATTGAACAAGTTGAGCAGCTAGTGCAGCCAGTAGCTGAAGACCTTGGGTTGGAACTGGTTGATATCGAGTACCAGCGAGAAGATCGTGGCTGGGTTCTTAGAATTTATCTCGATAAGACGGGCGGTATCAATCTTGATGACTGCGCGAATGCGAGTCGTGAGATCAGCACCCTGCTTGACGTTGAAGATGTTATCGGCACAGTTTATACTCTGGAAGTCTCTTCGCCCGGCATCGAGCGAGTGATCAAGAAATTAGACGATTTCGAGCGTTTCCGTGGTCAGATGATTAAAATAAAGACCTGTCGCAGTTGTGATCCAGATGGACGAGGACAGAATCGAAAAATCTTTATCGGAGTATTGCAAGGGGTAAGAGAAGGGCAAGTGTTTTTGATCCAGGCGGACAAAAAGACTGGAGAGATCGCTTTTGACCTGCAGGCTATTGAAAAAGCCAATCTGGTTTTTGAGTTTTAATTGAGAAATTACTGTTCACTGTTTCGGGTCTGCTTACGTCAGGCTACGGATAAAAACAAC
Above is a genomic segment from Geopsychrobacter electrodiphilus DSM 16401 containing:
- the rimP gene encoding ribosome maturation factor RimP — translated: MSRIIEQVEQLVQPVAEDLGLELVDIEYQREDRGWVLRIYLDKTGGINLDDCANASREISTLLDVEDVIGTVYTLEVSSPGIERVIKKLDDFERFRGQMIKIKTCRSCDPDGRGQNRKIFIGVLQGVREGQVFLIQADKKTGEIAFDLQAIEKANLVFEF